A region from the uncultured Bacteroides sp. genome encodes:
- the cysS gene encoding cysteine--tRNA ligase, with protein MEHQLTIYNTLDRKKELFVPLHAPHVGMYVCGPTVYGDAHLGHARPAITFDLLFRYLTHLGYKVRYVRNITDVGHLEHDADEGEDKIAKKARLEQLEPMEVVQYYVNRYHHSMEALNVLPPSIEPHASGHIIEQIQLVKEILDNGFAYESKGSVYFDVPKYNKDNHYGKLSGRNVDDLLNTTRELDGQDEKHNSADFALWKCAQPEHIMRWPSPWSNGFPGWHCECTAMGRKYLGDHFDIHGGGMDLIFPHHECEIAQSVASQGDDMVHYWMHNNMITVNGTKMGKSLGNFITLDEFFTGSHAMLTQAYSPMTIRFFILQAHYRSTVDFSNEALQASEKGLQRLMEAVDGLDRIKSSAASDVDVKNIRTKCYEAMNDDLNSPIVISHLFDGSKIINNILAGNNTISEEDLKELKAVFHLFLFDILGLKEEVGSSNGREAAYGKVVDMLLEQRMQAKANKDWATSDKIRNELTALGFEVKDTKDGGFEWRLNK; from the coding sequence ATGGAACACCAACTGACCATTTACAACACTTTAGACAGAAAGAAAGAATTATTCGTTCCGCTGCATGCACCACACGTAGGCATGTACGTATGCGGACCGACAGTTTACGGAGATGCCCACTTGGGGCATGCCCGTCCGGCCATTACTTTCGACTTGCTCTTTCGTTACCTCACCCACTTGGGCTATAAAGTGCGCTACGTGCGCAACATTACCGATGTGGGGCATCTGGAACACGACGCCGACGAAGGAGAAGACAAAATAGCCAAGAAAGCCCGTCTGGAGCAACTGGAACCGATGGAAGTGGTGCAATATTACGTTAACCGTTATCATCACTCCATGGAGGCGCTCAACGTGTTGCCGCCAAGCATCGAGCCGCATGCATCGGGGCACATCATCGAGCAAATTCAGCTGGTGAAGGAAATTCTCGATAACGGATTCGCTTACGAAAGCAAGGGTTCGGTCTATTTCGACGTACCCAAATACAATAAAGACAATCATTACGGCAAACTCTCCGGCCGCAATGTCGACGATTTGCTCAATACTACCCGCGAACTCGACGGGCAGGATGAGAAACATAACTCTGCCGACTTTGCCCTGTGGAAGTGCGCACAACCGGAGCACATCATGCGCTGGCCTTCTCCGTGGAGTAACGGCTTTCCGGGTTGGCACTGCGAATGTACCGCTATGGGACGAAAATACTTAGGTGACCATTTCGACATTCACGGCGGAGGCATGGATCTTATATTCCCCCATCACGAATGCGAAATAGCACAATCTGTTGCCTCTCAGGGAGACGACATGGTGCACTACTGGATGCACAACAATATGATTACCGTAAACGGCACAAAGATGGGCAAGTCTTTGGGCAACTTCATCACGCTCGATGAGTTCTTCACCGGCTCGCACGCCATGCTCACGCAAGCTTACAGCCCGATGACGATCCGTTTCTTCATTCTTCAGGCACACTACCGCAGCACGGTAGATTTTAGCAACGAAGCCCTGCAAGCCTCCGAAAAAGGATTGCAACGATTGATGGAAGCCGTAGACGGATTGGATAGGATAAAATCCTCCGCTGCCTCGGATGTAGATGTAAAAAACATCCGCACCAAGTGCTACGAAGCCATGAACGACGATCTGAACTCACCCATCGTCATCTCTCACCTGTTCGACGGATCTAAGATCATCAACAACATTCTGGCCGGCAACAACACCATCTCCGAAGAAGATCTGAAGGAACTCAAGGCGGTATTCCACCTCTTCCTGTTCGATATTCTGGGGCTGAAAGAAGAAGTCGGTTCTTCCAACGGACGCGAAGCGGCCTACGGCAAAGTGGTAGACATGTTGCTCGAACAACGCATGCAGGCCAAAGCCAACAAAGACTGGGCTACCTCGGATAAAATCCGTAATGAACTAACCGCACTGGGATTTGAAGTAAAAGATACCAAAGACGGCGGCTTTGAATGGCGACTGAATAAGTAA
- a CDS encoding DUF3108 domain-containing protein yields MKTRKNRITEITKAVAAAAGVVSACRGRRLVILLFMGAFISLSLPAKAQCEANNEAFKSGEHVMYDLFFNWKFIWTKAGMASLTTNATTYHAKPAYRINMLSVGSKKADFFFKMRDTLTCIIGEQLEPYYFRKAAEEGKRYTVDEALFTYRDGVCYVRQKRTHRDGKISRTEHNDSRCIYDMLSILAQARSYDPADYKVGQAIRFPMATGRKVEEQTLIYRGKKTFTAENDTTYRCLVFSLVEYDKGEEKEVITFYITDDKNHLPVRLDLNLHFGSAKAFLRSVSGNRYPLTSIIVK; encoded by the coding sequence ATGAAGACAAGAAAAAACAGAATAACAGAAATAACAAAAGCAGTAGCAGCAGCGGCCGGGGTGGTTTCGGCCTGTAGAGGCAGGCGACTTGTTATTTTGCTTTTCATGGGAGCTTTTATTTCACTGAGTCTTCCGGCAAAGGCCCAGTGTGAGGCGAATAACGAGGCCTTCAAATCGGGCGAGCATGTGATGTACGACTTGTTCTTTAACTGGAAGTTCATCTGGACAAAGGCCGGAATGGCCAGTCTTACTACGAATGCAACCACTTACCATGCCAAACCGGCCTATCGGATCAATATGTTATCCGTAGGCAGTAAGAAAGCCGATTTCTTTTTTAAGATGCGAGACACGTTGACTTGCATTATCGGTGAGCAGTTGGAACCCTATTACTTCAGGAAAGCAGCCGAAGAGGGAAAGAGATATACCGTTGATGAGGCTCTGTTTACTTATCGGGACGGGGTGTGTTATGTTCGCCAGAAAAGGACTCATCGGGATGGTAAAATAAGCCGGACAGAACACAATGACAGTCGTTGTATTTATGATATGCTCAGCATTTTGGCTCAGGCTCGTTCTTATGACCCTGCCGATTACAAAGTGGGGCAGGCCATCCGTTTCCCTATGGCTACGGGGCGCAAGGTAGAAGAGCAAACACTGATTTATCGGGGTAAGAAGACTTTCACGGCAGAGAATGACACCACTTATCGGTGCCTTGTGTTTTCTCTTGTGGAATATGACAAGGGAGAAGAGAAGGAGGTCATTACATTCTATATTACCGATGATAAAAACCACCTTCCCGTCAGGCTCGATCTGAACTTGCATTTTGGTTCGGCAAAGGCTTTCTTGCGTAGCGTTAGCGGCAACAGATATCCGCTTACTTCCATTATTGTGAAGTAG
- a CDS encoding Ig-like domain-containing protein has translation MLNRKCHNAKQFVRSAWVTTLLVGALYSCANVGRPDGGPIDVTPPRFIGSVPVAGALNNTKSKIVISFDEFIKLEKANEKVVISPPQVQLPEIKANGKRVSINLIDSLKANTTYTVDFSDAIVDNNEGNPLGNFAFTFSTGGVIDTMMVSGTVLEASNLEPVKGILVGLHSNLQDSAFVKLPFDRVGRTDSRGHFSIRGVAPGKYRIYALLDADQNFAYTQKSEALAFNDSLVIPGFEERTRQDTVWKDSLTVDSIVARKYTHYLPDDVLLRSFTENMFSQYLIKGERTLPQKFSLYFAAKADTLPVIKGLNFDEKNAFLIEKTQRNDTLHYWVKDSLIYKKDTLSMSLRYLYTDTLNQLVPRTDTLNLIVRRAKGSADRIQKKKKGKGDEPDPTVFLQMTPYVPSSMDVYDSIHFVFDEPLSRYDTEAIHLKQKVDSLWKDVPFVFKQDSLELRRYNLLCNWEPATDYELSVDSMAFHGLYGLYTNKVKQAFKVRSLDEYGAIYFNVSGIDTTAFVELLDAQDKVLRRVPVVQGRADFYYLNPGKYCARLVVDANRNGKWDTGSYELKLQPEMVYYYPQIVELKALWELEQDWNVGSKPLDKQKLDELKKQKPDEDKKKQNNRNNKSSSSSGRGGFGL, from the coding sequence ATGTTAAATAGAAAGTGTCATAACGCGAAGCAGTTTGTTCGGAGTGCCTGGGTCACAACTCTTTTGGTGGGTGCACTCTATTCATGCGCTAATGTAGGTCGGCCGGACGGGGGGCCTATCGACGTAACACCACCACGCTTTATCGGCAGTGTTCCCGTTGCCGGAGCTCTTAATAATACGAAATCTAAAATCGTCATATCTTTTGATGAGTTTATCAAGCTCGAAAAGGCCAATGAAAAGGTGGTGATTTCACCTCCGCAGGTGCAATTGCCCGAAATTAAAGCCAATGGTAAAAGGGTATCGATCAACCTAATCGACTCGCTGAAGGCGAACACCACGTACACCGTCGATTTCTCGGATGCCATTGTAGATAATAATGAAGGAAATCCTTTGGGTAACTTTGCTTTTACCTTCTCTACAGGGGGTGTAATTGATACGATGATGGTGTCGGGAACGGTACTCGAAGCCTCTAACCTGGAACCGGTAAAAGGAATACTCGTCGGTTTGCATTCAAATCTTCAGGACTCTGCTTTTGTGAAGTTACCCTTCGACCGTGTAGGGCGAACCGATAGCCGCGGGCATTTCTCTATCAGAGGGGTAGCTCCCGGAAAATACCGCATTTATGCTCTGTTGGATGCCGATCAAAATTTCGCTTACACACAAAAGAGCGAAGCACTGGCCTTTAACGATTCATTGGTGATACCCGGTTTTGAAGAGCGCACACGGCAAGATACGGTATGGAAAGATTCGCTTACGGTAGATTCTATCGTGGCACGCAAATACACCCACTATTTGCCCGATGATGTGTTGCTCCGTTCTTTTACGGAAAATATGTTTTCGCAATACCTGATTAAGGGCGAACGCACCCTTCCGCAGAAGTTTTCCCTCTATTTTGCTGCCAAGGCTGATACGCTGCCTGTGATTAAAGGTCTTAACTTTGATGAAAAGAATGCTTTTCTTATTGAGAAAACGCAGCGAAACGACACGCTTCACTATTGGGTGAAAGATTCGCTTATTTACAAGAAAGATACGCTGAGTATGAGCCTGCGCTATTTGTACACGGATACGCTGAACCAGCTTGTGCCTCGTACGGATACGCTGAACTTGATTGTCAGGAGGGCGAAAGGAAGTGCCGACCGGATTCAGAAGAAGAAAAAAGGTAAGGGGGATGAACCTGATCCGACGGTTTTCTTGCAGATGACTCCTTATGTACCGTCGTCTATGGACGTATACGATAGCATTCACTTTGTTTTTGACGAACCCCTGAGCAGGTATGATACGGAAGCAATTCACTTGAAGCAAAAGGTGGATTCGTTGTGGAAGGATGTACCTTTTGTCTTTAAACAAGATTCGCTCGAACTGAGGCGATACAACCTGTTGTGTAACTGGGAACCGGCTACGGACTATGAGCTGTCTGTTGACTCAATGGCCTTTCACGGGCTTTACGGGTTGTATACCAATAAAGTGAAACAGGCATTCAAGGTACGCTCACTCGATGAATATGGTGCGATTTACTTTAATGTTTCGGGCATAGATACTACTGCTTTTGTGGAGCTGCTCGATGCTCAGGATAAAGTATTGAGGAGAGTGCCTGTGGTTCAGGGGAGGGCGGATTTTTATTACCTGAACCCCGGTAAATATTGTGCACGCCTTGTGGTAGATGCTAACCGAAACGGGAAATGGGATACCGGTAGTTATGAGCTAAAGCTTCAGCCGGAAATGGTTTATTATTATCCGCAGATAGTAGAATTGAAAGCTCTCTGGGAACTGGAACAAGATTGGAATGTAGGCTCCAAGCCTTTGGATAAACAAAAGCTGGATGAACTCAAAAAACAAAAACCTGATGAAGACAAGAAAAAACAGAATAACAGAAATAACAAAAGCAGTAGCAGCAGCGGCCGGGGTGGTTTCGGCCTGTAG
- a CDS encoding carbohydrate-binding family 9-like protein translates to MQVKKIHAVHVEVTNVPALLDAESVSFQPIDQLNWATFPYRPQAEFRIAHTENAILLHFKVKEASVRARYGNDGGSVYTDACVEFFVIPADDGVYYNIECNCIGTILVGSGPTRNERERAPQAIMDKVQRWSSLGREPFEERIGECSWEVALVIPYSVFYKQHIDSLDGKTLKANFYKCGDELHTPHYLSWNPITAPKPDFHRPDCFGLIHFE, encoded by the coding sequence TTGCAAGTAAAGAAAATCCATGCAGTGCATGTGGAAGTGACGAATGTACCGGCTTTGCTAGATGCTGAGAGCGTAAGCTTTCAGCCTATCGATCAGTTGAATTGGGCGACTTTCCCGTATCGTCCGCAAGCGGAGTTTCGCATCGCTCATACGGAAAATGCCATTTTGCTTCACTTCAAGGTGAAAGAAGCAAGTGTACGTGCCCGTTATGGTAACGATGGCGGTTCGGTATATACGGATGCTTGTGTGGAGTTCTTTGTTATTCCTGCTGATGACGGCGTGTATTATAATATTGAGTGCAACTGCATCGGAACGATTCTTGTTGGCTCTGGCCCCACGCGGAATGAAAGGGAGCGGGCTCCGCAGGCTATTATGGATAAAGTGCAGCGCTGGTCAAGCCTTGGCCGCGAGCCTTTCGAAGAACGCATTGGCGAATGCAGTTGGGAAGTTGCATTGGTCATTCCGTATAGTGTATTCTATAAGCAACACATTGATTCGTTGGACGGGAAAACGCTGAAAGCTAACTTCTACAAATGCGGCGATGAGCTCCACACCCCACACTATCTCTCGTGGAACCCGATAACAGCCCCTAAACCAGATTTCCATCGCCCCGATTGCTTCGGACTGATTCACTTTGAATGA
- a CDS encoding DUF4348 domain-containing protein, whose protein sequence is MNAKRFVPCLLMIAMLGGGCLISCGNTSSKDSSDKAATPAQQADDDFRSFLAKFTSSAAYQYKHLKFPMKSPITLMTDDGNTEKTFPFTKEKWPLLDGETLKEERITQEEGGVYVSKFVVNNPTHKEFEAGYEDSEIDLRVVFDLIEGSWYVTDCYSAWYSFDLPIADLRETILQVQEENKAFEKIYP, encoded by the coding sequence ATGAATGCAAAAAGATTTGTACCTTGTTTATTAATGATTGCTATGTTGGGTGGGGGATGTCTTATCTCCTGTGGAAACACCTCTTCTAAAGACTCATCGGATAAAGCCGCCACTCCTGCTCAGCAGGCGGATGACGACTTTCGATCGTTTCTGGCTAAGTTTACCTCGAGTGCTGCTTATCAATATAAGCACCTGAAGTTCCCTATGAAAAGTCCCATCACACTGATGACCGACGATGGGAACACAGAAAAAACATTCCCTTTTACGAAAGAGAAATGGCCGTTGCTCGATGGAGAGACGTTAAAGGAAGAACGCATTACGCAAGAAGAAGGAGGCGTGTATGTATCGAAATTTGTAGTCAATAACCCTACTCACAAGGAGTTCGAGGCAGGCTACGAAGATTCGGAAATAGACCTTCGCGTGGTGTTCGACCTGATTGAAGGAAGTTGGTACGTAACCGATTGTTATTCGGCTTGGTACAGCTTTGATCTGCCCATTGCCGACTTGAGAGAAACCATCCTTCAGGTGCAGGAAGAAAACAAAGCGTTTGAAAAAATATACCCTTAG
- a CDS encoding DUF2851 family protein has translation MEQLLHYVWRHKIFPLQELMTTSGLPVEVIDPGLPNTNAGPDFFNAKLKIDGTLWVGNVEIHAVSSDWYRHGHDKDKAYDSVILHVAGETDCEVHRCNGETLPQLQLSCPDSVCMHYEELRQADKYPPCYTILSSLPKLTIHSWLTALQTERFEQKTEVISERLKRTNNHWEDTFFITLSRNFGFGLNGDAFEAWANLMAFRAVDKHRDDLFQVEAFFFGQAGLLQETLEEDAYYRKMQKEYLYLKHKFDLSEMDPSLWRFLRLRPGNFPHVRIAQLAYLYHQSRGLLSQIVEAETLAEVKSVLATRTSAYWEEHYIFGKPSPHRVKNLGDGSLHLLIINTVVPFLYAYGLHKSDEVLCLRAGNYLEELNAENNYVTRLWEGVGLPVHSAADSQALLQLRKEYCDKKNCLRCRFGYEYLKHK, from the coding sequence ATGGAACAACTGCTACATTATGTCTGGAGACATAAGATTTTTCCTCTTCAGGAGCTCATGACGACTTCCGGGCTACCGGTGGAAGTGATTGATCCCGGTTTGCCGAACACCAATGCCGGCCCTGATTTTTTTAATGCCAAACTGAAGATTGACGGCACTTTGTGGGTGGGCAATGTGGAAATTCATGCTGTTTCGTCCGATTGGTACCGCCATGGGCACGATAAAGATAAAGCGTATGACTCAGTGATTCTTCATGTGGCCGGAGAGACTGATTGCGAGGTACATCGATGCAATGGTGAAACATTGCCGCAATTGCAACTTAGTTGCCCCGATTCCGTTTGCATGCATTACGAGGAACTCCGGCAGGCAGACAAATACCCTCCCTGTTATACTATTCTTTCTTCACTCCCTAAACTGACCATTCATTCGTGGCTGACAGCTTTGCAAACAGAACGTTTTGAACAGAAAACGGAAGTGATCTCTGAACGTCTGAAGCGTACGAACAACCATTGGGAGGATACTTTTTTCATAACCCTTTCGCGCAACTTCGGATTCGGATTGAATGGAGATGCTTTTGAAGCCTGGGCTAATTTAATGGCTTTCCGTGCAGTTGATAAGCATCGCGACGATTTGTTTCAAGTAGAAGCGTTCTTCTTCGGACAAGCGGGCTTGTTGCAGGAGACGCTGGAGGAGGATGCTTACTACCGGAAGATGCAGAAAGAATATCTCTATCTGAAACATAAGTTCGATTTATCTGAGATGGATCCCTCTTTGTGGCGTTTTCTACGCCTTCGACCGGGTAATTTCCCTCATGTTCGCATTGCTCAACTGGCTTATTTATATCATCAAAGCCGTGGTTTGCTTTCTCAAATTGTGGAAGCCGAAACCCTTGCGGAGGTAAAGTCGGTTCTGGCTACCCGTACTTCTGCTTACTGGGAGGAACATTACATTTTTGGTAAACCATCGCCACACAGGGTGAAGAACCTGGGAGACGGTTCACTCCATTTGCTCATTATCAATACCGTTGTTCCCTTTCTTTACGCTTATGGCTTGCATAAAAGTGATGAAGTTCTTTGCCTTCGTGCCGGAAATTATCTGGAAGAGTTGAATGCCGAAAATAATTACGTAACCCGTTTGTGGGAAGGCGTAGGACTTCCTGTTCATAGTGCGGCCGATTCGCAGGCTTTGCTTCAGCTAAGGAAAGAATATTGTGATAAAAAGAACTGTCTTCGTTGCCGTTTCGGATATGAATACCTCAAACATAAATAA
- the dapB gene encoding 4-hydroxy-tetrahydrodipicolinate reductase codes for MKIALIGYGKMGKEIETIALSRGHKIVCIIDVNNQQDFESDAFRSADVAIEFTNPMVAYGNYMKAFAVGVKVVSGSTGWMAEHGDEIKELCGKGGKTLFWASNFSLGVTIFSAINKQLAKIMNQFPAYDVSMSETHHVHKLDAPSGTAITLAEGVLENIDRKECWVKEEAKSAGELSIHSIREGEVFGIHTIRYDSEADSISITHDAKNRKGFALGAVLAAEYTAGKQGYLGMTDLFPFLNI; via the coding sequence ATGAAGATAGCATTGATAGGTTACGGAAAAATGGGTAAAGAGATTGAAACGATAGCCCTCAGCCGCGGACACAAGATTGTTTGCATCATAGACGTCAATAATCAACAAGATTTTGAATCCGATGCTTTTCGCTCGGCCGACGTTGCCATAGAGTTTACCAATCCGATGGTAGCCTACGGCAATTACATGAAAGCATTTGCAGTCGGTGTGAAAGTCGTTTCGGGCAGTACAGGCTGGATGGCTGAACATGGAGATGAGATAAAAGAACTCTGCGGCAAAGGAGGAAAAACCTTGTTTTGGGCATCAAACTTCAGCTTAGGCGTTACCATCTTCTCTGCCATTAATAAGCAGCTTGCTAAAATCATGAACCAATTTCCGGCCTACGACGTGAGCATGAGCGAAACACACCACGTGCATAAACTCGACGCACCCAGTGGAACCGCCATTACTTTGGCCGAAGGTGTGCTGGAAAACATCGATCGCAAAGAATGCTGGGTAAAAGAAGAGGCAAAGAGTGCCGGCGAACTGTCCATTCATTCCATACGCGAAGGAGAAGTATTCGGCATACACACCATTCGCTACGATTCCGAAGCCGATAGCATCAGCATCACACACGATGCGAAAAACCGCAAAGGATTCGCTCTGGGTGCCGTGCTGGCTGCCGAATATACAGCAGGCAAACAAGGATACCTTGGTATGACCGATCTATTCCCATTCTTAAATATATAA
- the lepB gene encoding signal peptidase I has protein sequence MKKATLTQWVKCSIAIILYLLFLVWIQSWWGLIVVPFIFDAYITRKVPWSFWRKSDNIAFRSIMSWIDAIVFALVAVYFVNIYIFQNYQIPSSSLEKSLLVGDYLYVSKMSYGPRVPNTPLSMPLAQHTLPILNSKSYIEWPQWPYKRVKGLGKVKHDDIVVFNFPAGDTVALNYQETDFYSLAYDMGKSIYPHKINMDSLSRKDQQTVYQLYYAAGRKLILSDPQKYGKVVYRPVDRRENYVKRCLGLPGDTLKIVNGQVYINNKISPNPENLQFNYFVQTTGPYIPEDMFRELGISMADQVLMTGEAGYEPGLAQMGFDGRNSQGSLNPVYHLPLTKKMYETFTANKRLVHKIIMEPEEYAGQLYPQNLYTKWDRDNYGPIWIPAKGATIKLTEDNLPIYERCIHAYEGNTLEQKADGIYINGIKTDKYTFKMDYYWMMGDNRHNSADSRYWGFVPEDHIVGKPIVVWLSLDKDRGWFDGKIRWNRIFKWVH, from the coding sequence ATGAAAAAAGCAACACTCACCCAATGGGTAAAATGCAGCATTGCCATTATCCTTTATCTGCTCTTTCTTGTCTGGATTCAAAGTTGGTGGGGATTGATCGTGGTCCCGTTCATCTTCGACGCCTACATCACCCGAAAAGTGCCTTGGTCTTTTTGGCGAAAATCCGATAACATTGCTTTCCGGAGTATCATGAGCTGGATAGACGCAATTGTCTTTGCACTTGTAGCGGTTTACTTTGTGAATATCTATATATTTCAGAACTATCAGATACCCTCTTCTTCTCTGGAGAAATCGCTGCTGGTTGGAGATTATCTGTACGTGAGTAAGATGAGCTATGGCCCTCGTGTGCCAAACACGCCTCTATCTATGCCATTGGCACAGCACACGTTGCCTATTCTTAACAGCAAATCGTACATAGAATGGCCCCAATGGCCCTACAAACGGGTCAAAGGACTGGGAAAAGTGAAACATGACGACATTGTGGTTTTCAACTTCCCCGCAGGAGATACCGTAGCGTTGAACTATCAAGAGACGGACTTCTATTCACTGGCTTATGATATGGGAAAAAGCATTTATCCCCATAAAATAAACATGGACAGCCTATCACGTAAAGACCAACAAACGGTTTACCAACTTTATTATGCTGCCGGTAGAAAGTTAATCTTATCCGACCCACAGAAGTACGGAAAGGTCGTTTACCGTCCCGTAGATCGTAGAGAGAACTACGTAAAACGTTGTCTGGGTCTGCCTGGCGACACCCTCAAGATTGTAAATGGACAGGTTTACATTAATAATAAAATATCTCCCAATCCGGAAAACCTACAGTTCAATTACTTTGTACAAACTACCGGCCCTTACATTCCTGAAGATATGTTCAGAGAGCTGGGTATCAGTATGGCCGACCAAGTATTGATGACCGGAGAAGCAGGATATGAACCAGGGTTAGCACAAATGGGATTTGACGGGAGGAATAGCCAAGGATCTTTAAACCCCGTTTATCACCTACCGTTAACTAAAAAGATGTATGAAACCTTCACTGCCAACAAACGATTGGTACACAAAATAATAATGGAACCCGAAGAATATGCAGGGCAATTGTATCCGCAGAACCTATACACTAAATGGGACAGGGATAATTACGGTCCTATCTGGATACCTGCCAAAGGCGCAACCATTAAACTAACAGAAGATAATCTGCCTATTTACGAACGATGCATTCATGCTTATGAAGGCAACACGCTGGAACAAAAAGCCGACGGCATCTACATTAACGGCATAAAGACGGACAAATACACCTTCAAAATGGATTACTACTGGATGATGGGTGATAATCGTCACAACTCTGCCGACTCCCGCTATTGGGGATTCGTTCCCGAAGACCACATTGTCGGTAAACCAATTGTAGTATGGCTTTCACTCGATAAAGACCGTGGTTGGTTTGACGGTAAAATACGTTGGAACCGCATCTTTAAATGGGTACATTAA
- the lepB gene encoding signal peptidase I has product MKRGIGRWLIALAGAATIVLLFRCFAFTPCLIPSSGMENSLFQGERILVNKWSYGLRVPLMSLFSYHRWMEKPVHKNDIVVFNNPTQMPQPFIDQRSIYISRCIGLPGDTLFIDSFFNVTDENRQAVPDEKELYAYPKEKEHSMDSLLSVLSIKGNRQKGYNKEENIRNFSRYEYYLLEQAMNINGGNWIHPLSKEKDARFSHILHPLIIPRKRSVLKVYPWNATLLRNTLVLHEGKQAEVRNDTLYINGKPAQYCYFTKNYYWMSSNNSVNLADSRLFGFVPKDHIIGKASCIWFSKETGTGLFQGYRWNRFFSSIR; this is encoded by the coding sequence ATGAAACGAGGAATCGGCAGATGGCTCATAGCATTGGCAGGAGCAGCAACGATTGTGTTGTTGTTCCGTTGCTTTGCATTTACCCCCTGCCTCATTCCGTCATCGGGCATGGAAAATTCCCTCTTTCAGGGTGAGCGCATTCTTGTAAACAAATGGAGCTACGGCTTGAGGGTTCCTTTAATGTCATTATTCTCCTATCACCGATGGATGGAAAAGCCCGTTCATAAAAATGATATCGTAGTGTTCAACAACCCTACCCAAATGCCTCAACCGTTTATCGATCAAAGAAGCATATACATTAGCCGTTGCATAGGCCTCCCTGGAGACACTCTATTCATTGATTCCTTCTTCAATGTGACAGATGAGAACAGGCAGGCAGTCCCCGATGAGAAAGAGCTGTACGCTTATCCAAAAGAGAAAGAACACTCGATGGATTCGTTACTTTCTGTTCTTTCCATCAAAGGGAATAGGCAAAAAGGATACAATAAGGAAGAAAACATACGCAATTTCAGCCGTTATGAGTACTACCTATTGGAGCAAGCAATGAATATAAATGGGGGCAATTGGATACACCCACTTTCCAAAGAAAAGGATGCCCGTTTCAGTCACATCCTGCATCCACTCATTATCCCGAGAAAAAGAAGTGTTTTAAAAGTGTACCCATGGAATGCCACCTTGTTACGAAACACGCTGGTGCTGCATGAAGGCAAACAAGCTGAAGTGAGAAACGATACGCTATATATTAACGGTAAACCCGCTCAATATTGCTATTTTACCAAAAACTATTATTGGATGTCTTCAAACAACTCCGTCAATCTAGCCGACTCCCGCTTATTTGGTTTTGTTCCTAAAGACCATATCATCGGGAAAGCTTCCTGCATCTGGTTCTCTAAAGAAACCGGTACCGGATTATTTCAAGGTTATCGATGGAATCGATTCTTTTCATCGATCCGATAA
- a CDS encoding WbqC family protein codes for MKTIYLSSAYLAPVEYYSKLLAYDKILVEQHDHYIKQTYRNRCHIAGPEGIQTLSIPILHPDTLKCSMKDIRISDHGNWRHLHWNALESAYNSTPFFEFYRDDLQPFYEKEYTFLADFNEELCHLMCQWIDMQPNMQRTSEYKKTFATDEYDFRETIHPKRDFNVTDPAFTSRPYYQVFESRHGFLPNLSIIDLLFNMGPESLQVLQKSI; via the coding sequence ATGAAAACTATTTATCTTAGTTCTGCCTATTTAGCTCCCGTAGAATACTACAGTAAGCTACTGGCTTATGACAAAATACTCGTTGAGCAACACGATCACTATATCAAGCAGACCTATCGCAATCGTTGTCACATAGCGGGCCCCGAAGGCATACAAACCCTCTCCATTCCCATCCTACATCCCGATACATTAAAATGTTCCATGAAAGACATCCGTATTTCCGATCACGGAAATTGGCGACATCTACACTGGAATGCCCTCGAATCAGCCTACAATAGCACCCCCTTTTTTGAATTTTATAGAGACGACCTTCAGCCTTTCTACGAGAAAGAGTATACATTTCTGGCCGATTTCAACGAAGAATTGTGCCATCTAATGTGCCAATGGATAGACATGCAGCCCAACATGCAACGAACGTCAGAATACAAAAAGACATTCGCTACGGATGAATATGACTTTCGCGAGACAATTCATCCCAAGAGAGATTTCAACGTTACCGATCCGGCGTTCACCTCCAGACCATACTACCAGGTGTTCGAGAGTCGCCATGGATTCTTGCCCAACCTCAGCATCATCGACTTACTATTTAATATGGGACCGGAGAGTTTACAAGTATTACAAAAATCTATTTAG